The Virgibacillus dokdonensis genome includes a window with the following:
- the xsc gene encoding sulfoacetaldehyde acetyltransferase, protein MVKQQYAESKQVGNKMKMTPSEAIVETLVAENVKEVYGIVGSAFMDMLDLFPTAGIRFLPVRHEQSAAHMADAYTRVSGVAGVVIGQNGPGITNMVTSVAAANQAHTPMVVISPSAGTPTIGWDGFQEADQVSIFQSITKETVRVTHKSRVADCLRTAFRIAYAERGPVLYDIPRDLFYGELEDQILSPRQYRVDKRGNGDPAAISDAVTLLQQAENPVILSGRGVVDADAVDVVSKIAEHLTIPVAVSYMHNDAFPADHPLAVGPIGYMGSKAAMYTLQEADVVLAIGTRLSVFGTLPCYDIDYFPKQAKIIQVDINPRNIARTHPVEIGIIGDAKSSAEAIYEQLEKSVPKRKSNDERLTAVSKRKQDWEQELIDLAMVEGEPINPRRALLELTKALPENTIISTDIGNVSSTANAYLKFTQTRRHIAALTFGNTGFAYPAALGAQLAEPSSPVVAIIGDGAWGMSLHEVSTALEQNIPVIACVFNNKSWAAEKKNQVDYYDNRFIGSDIEAPDFTEVAKSMGALGYTIEQPEAIAEVVNHVLQQRKPAVLNIMVDGTQLAPPFRKDALKMPTRLLDKYKHLDYETWGK, encoded by the coding sequence ATGGTAAAACAACAGTATGCGGAAAGTAAACAAGTAGGTAATAAAATGAAAATGACGCCTAGTGAGGCGATTGTTGAAACGTTAGTTGCAGAAAACGTCAAAGAAGTGTATGGTATTGTCGGATCAGCTTTTATGGATATGTTAGATTTATTTCCAACTGCAGGTATTCGATTTTTGCCAGTACGGCATGAACAAAGCGCAGCTCATATGGCAGATGCTTATACACGCGTGTCAGGAGTCGCCGGTGTAGTCATTGGGCAAAATGGTCCTGGAATTACAAATATGGTTACATCAGTTGCAGCAGCAAACCAAGCCCATACACCTATGGTTGTTATTTCCCCGTCAGCTGGGACGCCGACGATAGGCTGGGATGGTTTTCAAGAAGCAGATCAAGTATCCATTTTTCAATCCATTACCAAAGAGACAGTTAGGGTTACTCATAAAAGTAGGGTAGCGGATTGTTTGCGGACAGCGTTTCGAATTGCGTATGCGGAAAGAGGGCCGGTTCTTTATGATATCCCACGTGACTTATTTTACGGTGAACTAGAAGATCAAATTCTTTCTCCCCGTCAATATCGTGTTGATAAACGAGGAAATGGCGACCCTGCTGCAATAAGTGATGCTGTCACATTATTACAGCAAGCTGAAAATCCAGTTATCCTATCTGGACGAGGTGTAGTAGATGCTGATGCCGTTGATGTGGTAAGTAAAATTGCTGAGCATTTAACTATTCCTGTTGCTGTTTCGTATATGCATAATGATGCATTTCCTGCAGATCACCCATTAGCAGTGGGTCCTATTGGTTACATGGGGTCTAAGGCGGCTATGTATACATTACAAGAAGCTGATGTAGTTTTAGCAATTGGTACACGGCTGTCTGTTTTTGGAACTTTGCCTTGCTATGATATCGACTATTTTCCTAAACAGGCTAAAATTATTCAAGTTGATATTAACCCGAGAAATATTGCTAGAACCCATCCTGTTGAAATTGGGATTATTGGTGATGCGAAATCTTCTGCAGAAGCTATTTATGAACAATTAGAGAAGTCTGTTCCTAAAAGAAAAAGTAATGACGAACGATTAACAGCAGTTAGTAAACGAAAACAAGATTGGGAGCAAGAACTTATTGATCTTGCTATGGTAGAAGGGGAGCCAATTAATCCGCGTCGGGCTTTACTTGAACTGACGAAAGCTTTGCCAGAGAATACAATTATCTCAACAGATATAGGTAACGTCTCATCTACGGCTAATGCGTATTTGAAATTCACTCAAACACGGCGACATATTGCTGCTTTAACGTTTGGAAACACTGGATTTGCTTATCCTGCAGCTTTAGGTGCACAATTGGCTGAACCAAGCTCTCCAGTAGTTGCAATTATTGGCGATGGAGCATGGGGGATGAGTTTGCATGAGGTAAGTACAGCTTTAGAACAAAATATTCCAGTTATTGCTTGCGTATTCAACAATAAGTCTTGGGCAGCCGAGAAGAAAAATCAAGTTGATTACTATGATAACCGCTTTATTGGGTCTGATATTGAAGCACCTGATTTTACAGAAGTAGCGAAATCAATGGGGGCATTGGGATATACCATAGAGCAACCAGAAGCTATTGCTGAAGTTGTAAATCATGTACTTCAACAAAGAAAGCCAGCTGTATTAAACATTATGGTTGATGGTACGCAGCTAGCTCCCCCGTTTAGAAAAGACGCACTGAAGATGCCTACACGTCTATTGGATAAATATAAGCATTTAGATTATGAAACTTGGGGTAAATAA